One bacterium BMS3Abin08 DNA window includes the following coding sequences:
- the erpA gene encoding iron-sulfur cluster insertion protein ErpA: MLDITAAAIKQFKEVLTESGETNHGIRVFVSGDGCCSSYGLDVSEHGEPGDKVIEKDGLKIFVDPAADNELSNATIDYENGFMIRGISSSCCG; the protein is encoded by the coding sequence ATGTTGGATATAACGGCTGCGGCCATAAAACAGTTCAAGGAAGTGCTTACTGAATCAGGTGAGACAAATCATGGTATAAGGGTCTTTGTCTCAGGCGACGGCTGCTGTTCCTCTTATGGGCTTGACGTCTCAGAACATGGTGAACCCGGCGACAAGGTGATTGAAAAGGACGGATTGAAGATATTCGTAGACCCTGCGGCAGACAATGAACTCTCCAATGCCACAATCGACTATGAAAACGGATTTATGATAAGAGGGATTTCGTCATCCTGTTGCGGGTAA